Sequence from the Armatimonadota bacterium genome:
GCCCTCGCGGCGGACGGTCCCGTCGGTGGACCAGGGCGGGCGGCGGGCGGCGGCGAAGTGTGCTTGTACCGAGAGTCGCGGAGGTGACCGCACATGCGACGACGTCTCGTCGCCGGGGTACTCGTGGGGGTGCTGCTCGCGGGGCTTGGCGTCGCGGCCGCGCAGGCCCAGCAGCCCGTCAGGCTGACTTTCTGGAGCTGGCGGGTGGAGGACAAGTGGGCCTACGACCGGATGATCCGGGTCTTCCAGCAGCGCAACCCCGGGATCACCGTCGAGTTCATCCCCTACAAGGCCACCGAGTACAACACCATCCTCTCGTCGGCACTGACCGCCGGGAAGGGGCCCGACATCATCCACCTGCGGGCCTACGGCGGGCTGGAGACCTTCGCCGCGCCCGGCTTCATCCTCCCGCTGGACACGACGAAGGTGCCGGAGCTACGGCGCTTCCCGCTGCAGACGCTGGCGGGCGCGCGCAGCCGCAAGGACGGGCAGATCTACGGGGTGCCCTTCGCCACGCAGACCCTGGTCATCTACTACAACAAGAAGATCTTCGCGCAGCACAACCTCTCGGTGCCGCGCAGCTGGGACGAGTTTCTGACGGTGCTGCGCACCCTCAAGGAGAAGGGCGTCCTGCCCCTGGCCAACGGCGGCAAGGAGGGGTGGACGCTCGAGGTGATGGCCGGCGTGCTCACCCCGAACTTCTACGGCGGCACGAGCTTCTACGAGGCGGTGATCCGCGGGCACACCACCTTCAAGGACCCGAAGTTCACCGGCGCGCTGGCGAAGCTGCTGGAGCTGCGCCCGTACATGGCGGACGGGTTCATGGGGATCGACTACGCCACCATGCAGCAGCTCTTCATCAACGAGCAGGCCGCTATGTTCATCGGCGGGTCGTGGGAGATCGGCTTCTTCAAGGCGCAGAACCGCAACCTCGACTTCGGCGTGTTCGCCGGCCCGCCGGAGAAGCCGGGGCAGGTGCCCTGGGTCTCCTCCTTCGCCGACGGGAACTACGGCATCAACGCCAAGACCCCGTACCCGGAGCAGGCGGTGAAGTTCATCCGCTTCACCGCCACGACCGAGTGGGGGCAGATGTTCACCGACCTGCTGGCCCAGCTCTCCGCCGTGCCGCGGGTCGTCGTGCGGGACCCCGTGCTGAAGCAGGTCCAGGCCCTCAACCGCAAGGCCACGCCCTACATCATGCTGGTCGGGTTCCGGTGGCAGACGCCGACGGGCTCCACCCTGCTGCAGAACGCCCTGCAGGCGATGCTGGCCGGCCGGATGACCCCTGTGCAGGTGGGGGAGGAGGTCACCCGCGGGCTGGCGAGCTGGTTTGAGCCCTTCCGCGGGCGGTAGGGGCTCCCGGGGGGAGGGTCCGAACCGGGCCCGCCCCCCGGTCGCCGACCGGAGGTCGCCGCAGGCCGCGACATGACCGTCGGTCGCACCGGGGAGGAGCAGCCCGGGGCCCTCGCCGTCAGGGGGCGCGACACCGCGCGCGGGGAGGTGGCCCGGGCCCGCCGCCGACGCCTCAGCCTGCGGGCGACGCGGCGGCTGTGGCTCGTGGTCTTCCTGGGACCGGCGACCGCGCTGTTTGCGCTCTTCGTCACCTACCCGATCCTCTCGGCGCTGGCCTACAGCCTCTTCGCCTGGGAGGGCATCGGCCGCCGCGAGTTCATCGGGCTGGGCAACTTCGTCCGGCTCGTCCAGACCTTCCCCTACCCGCGCCTGTTGGTGAACGCCTTCTGGCACAACGTCCTGGTCTTCGTCCTGACCATGGTCGTCCAGAACGGGACGGCCCTGGGGCTGGCCCTGCTGCTGGCGCGGGATCCCTGGGGGGCGCGGGTGTACCGGGTCATCTTCTTCCTCCCCGTGACCCTGTCGCTCGTCATCGTGGGCTTCCTGTGGCTGCTCTTCCTCAACCCCGTCTTTGGGGCGGTGAACAAGGTCCTGGCGCTGGCCGGGGTGGGCCACCTGGCCCGCCCCTGGCTGGGCGACCCGCACACGGCCCTGGTCACGCTCGTCCTGGTGAATGCCTGGCGCTGGCTGGGCTTCCCCACGCTGGTCTTCCTGGCGGCGATCCACGCCATCCCCGAGGAGTACCTGGAGGCGGCGCGCATCGACGGGGCCGGGGAGGGGGCGGCGGTGCGGCACGTCGTCCTGCCGCTGCTCGCCCCCGCGGTGACGATCATCGTGCTCCTGACCTTCCTTGGCGCCTTCAACTGGTTCGAGCTCCCCTACGTGATGCAGGGGGTCGCCGGCGCGCCCGACCGGGCCACCGACGTGCTGGGGCTGCTCTTCTACCGCACCGCCTTCGGCGAAGTGGACACCGGCCTGCAGGACATCGGCATCGGCTCGGCCATCGCGGTGCTGATGTTCGCGCTGTTGGGGTCGGTCTCGGCGGTGGCCGCCGTCCTGCTGCGACGGCGGGAGGTGGAGTACGCGTGAACGTGGCGGCCGCGGGCCTGCGCCGGAGGCGCCCGCGCGGCTGGGCGTGGGCCGGGCAGCTGGTGCTGACTGCCAACGCCCTGCTCGTCCTGGCGCCCATGGTCATCATGGTCCTCTCCGCCTTCAAGACCACGCGGGAGATCTTCCAGCACCCCTTCGGGCTGCCGCAGGCCTGGCGCCTGGAGAACTTCGCCCGGGTGTGGGTGGAGGCCCACTTCGCCCGGTACGTGCAGAACAGCCTGATCGTCACGGCGGCCGCGGTGCTGCTGATCCTCGTGCTGGGCGCCATGGCGGGCTACGCGCTCGGGCGGTTCCGCTTCGGCGGGAACGACCTCCTCTACCTGTACTTCCTCAGCGGGCTGATGCTGCCGCTGCGGCTGGGGGTGATCCCGCTCTTCCTGCTGATGCGCAACCTCCACCTCCTCGACACGCTGTGGGCCCTGATCCTCATCTACGCCGCCTCGGGGCTGCCGAGCGCCGTCTTCATCCTCACGGGGTTCTTCCGCACCCTGCCCCAGGACCTGGACAGCGCCGCGCGCATCGACGGCGCCGGGGAGTGGCGCATCTTCACCACCATCATGCTGCCGCTGGTGCGCCCGGCCCTGGTGATCGTGGCCATCTACAACATCATCCCGGTGTGGAACGACGTCTTCTTCCCGCTGGTCTTCATCCAGTCGGACGCGCGCAAGACGCTGCCGCTGGGGATGACCACCTTCTTCGGGCAGTACTTCACCGACTGGGCCACGCTCTTCGCCGGCCTCACCCTGGCCGCGCTCCCGGTGATCGCCACCTACGCGCTCCTCTCCGGGCAGTTCATCCGGGGCCTCACCGCCGGCGCCGTGAAGGGGTGAGGGCGCTCCACCCCGTCCTCGAGCGGGTGCGTGGCGGGCTGGTGGTCTCCTGCCAGGCCCGGCCGGGGCACCCGTTCCGCGACCCCGCGCGCATCCTGGCGATGGCCGAGGCGGCCGCCGCCGGCGGGGCCGCGGGCCTGCGCCTGGCCGGGGAGGAGGACATCCGCGTCGTGCGGGCAGCCCTCGACCTGCCCATCATCGGCCTGCGCAAGGTGACCTCCCCCGGCTCCCCTGTTTACATCACGCCCACCCTCGAGGACGCGCGCGCGGTCGTGGAAGCCGGAGCCGACCTGGTGGCGGTGGACGCCACCGCCCGGCCGCGTCCCGGCGGGGTGGAGGCGGCGGCGCTGATCGCCGCGGTGCGCGCGCAGCTGGGCCGCCCGGTCCTGGCGGACGTCTCCACGGTGGAGGAGGGTATCGCCGCAGCCGCCGCCGGGGCCGACGCGGTGGCCACGACGCTCGCGGGGTACACGGGGCCGGGGGCGCCGCCGGGGGAACCGGACCTGGCGCTGGTCGAGGTGCTGGTCGGGCGGGTCGAGGTGCCGGTGATCGCAGAAGGCCGCTATCGGACCCCGGAGGAGGTGGCGCGGGCGTTTCAGGCGGGAGCGTTCGCCGTCGTGGTGGGGCGGGCCATCACCGACCCCGTCCACCTCACGCGCCGGTTCGTCGCCGCCACGCCGCGCCGATAGGGAAACCCGATGGGCCGCATCCGGACGGGGAGCGTCCCCCTCTTCCTCGGGGTCGACGGCGGTGCCACCTCCACGAGCTGCGTCGTCGCCGACCTGCACGGCCGCGTGGTGGGTGTGGGCCAGGCCGGGCCGGTGGACCACCTCTACCGCCCCGCGGGGCGGCGGCAGACCCGCGAGGCGCTGCGCCAGGCGGTCGGGGAGGCGCTGCGGGGATCGGGAGCGCGCCGCATGCGCGCCGCCGTGGCCGGCCTGACGGGCTTGGAACCGGCCTCGCCGGAGTCGGCGCTGGCCACGAGACTCCTCAGCGAGGCGGCACGGGCACAGGGCGCGCAGGTGGAGGCGCTGCGGGTGACGTGGGACGTCGAGGTGGCGTTCGCCGGGGCCACGGTGGGACGCCCCGGGGTGATGGTGGTGGCGGGCACGGGCTCGGTGGCCTTCGGTCGCGACGCTGCCGGGCGGACGGCGCGCGCCGGCGGCTACGGGTTCCTGATCGACGACGCCGGCGGCGGCGTGGCCATCGGGCGGGCGGCGCTGGCCGCGGCGCTGCGCGCGCAGGACGGCCGCGGGCCGGCGACGCGCCTGGAGGAGGCGGTGGCGGCGCGGCTGGGCCCGTGGCCGGCCATCCGGCGGGCGGTGTACGGGGAGGAGGG
This genomic interval carries:
- a CDS encoding putative N-acetylmannosamine-6-phosphate 2-epimerase; this translates as MRALHPVLERVRGGLVVSCQARPGHPFRDPARILAMAEAAAAGGAAGLRLAGEEDIRVVRAALDLPIIGLRKVTSPGSPVYITPTLEDARAVVEAGADLVAVDATARPRPGGVEAAALIAAVRAQLGRPVLADVSTVEEGIAAAAAGADAVATTLAGYTGPGAPPGEPDLALVEVLVGRVEVPVIAEGRYRTPEEVARAFQAGAFAVVVGRAITDPVHLTRRFVAATPRR
- a CDS encoding extracellular solute-binding protein, with protein sequence MRRRLVAGVLVGVLLAGLGVAAAQAQQPVRLTFWSWRVEDKWAYDRMIRVFQQRNPGITVEFIPYKATEYNTILSSALTAGKGPDIIHLRAYGGLETFAAPGFILPLDTTKVPELRRFPLQTLAGARSRKDGQIYGVPFATQTLVIYYNKKIFAQHNLSVPRSWDEFLTVLRTLKEKGVLPLANGGKEGWTLEVMAGVLTPNFYGGTSFYEAVIRGHTTFKDPKFTGALAKLLELRPYMADGFMGIDYATMQQLFINEQAAMFIGGSWEIGFFKAQNRNLDFGVFAGPPEKPGQVPWVSSFADGNYGINAKTPYPEQAVKFIRFTATTEWGQMFTDLLAQLSAVPRVVVRDPVLKQVQALNRKATPYIMLVGFRWQTPTGSTLLQNALQAMLAGRMTPVQVGEEVTRGLASWFEPFRGR
- a CDS encoding carbohydrate ABC transporter permease is translated as MNVAAAGLRRRRPRGWAWAGQLVLTANALLVLAPMVIMVLSAFKTTREIFQHPFGLPQAWRLENFARVWVEAHFARYVQNSLIVTAAAVLLILVLGAMAGYALGRFRFGGNDLLYLYFLSGLMLPLRLGVIPLFLLMRNLHLLDTLWALILIYAASGLPSAVFILTGFFRTLPQDLDSAARIDGAGEWRIFTTIMLPLVRPALVIVAIYNIIPVWNDVFFPLVFIQSDARKTLPLGMTTFFGQYFTDWATLFAGLTLAALPVIATYALLSGQFIRGLTAGAVKG
- a CDS encoding sugar ABC transporter permease: MTVGRTGEEQPGALAVRGRDTARGEVARARRRRLSLRATRRLWLVVFLGPATALFALFVTYPILSALAYSLFAWEGIGRREFIGLGNFVRLVQTFPYPRLLVNAFWHNVLVFVLTMVVQNGTALGLALLLARDPWGARVYRVIFFLPVTLSLVIVGFLWLLFLNPVFGAVNKVLALAGVGHLARPWLGDPHTALVTLVLVNAWRWLGFPTLVFLAAIHAIPEEYLEAARIDGAGEGAAVRHVVLPLLAPAVTIIVLLTFLGAFNWFELPYVMQGVAGAPDRATDVLGLLFYRTAFGEVDTGLQDIGIGSAIAVLMFALLGSVSAVAAVLLRRREVEYA
- a CDS encoding BadF/BadG/BcrA/BcrD ATPase family protein, which produces MGRIRTGSVPLFLGVDGGATSTSCVVADLHGRVVGVGQAGPVDHLYRPAGRRQTREALRQAVGEALRGSGARRMRAAVAGLTGLEPASPESALATRLLSEAARAQGAQVEALRVTWDVEVAFAGATVGRPGVMVVAGTGSVAFGRDAAGRTARAGGYGFLIDDAGGGVAIGRAALAAALRAQDGRGPATRLEEAVAARLGPWPAIRRAVYGEEGRRVLASLVPLVVQAARRGDVQAQAILGEAGQALATLALAVVRRLDLPRADLYPVGGVFESGPLLLAPLRAALAEAGVPVRLRRPVLPPALGAVLLAMDLAGMAPPPATVRRLRRARMAKRARAGPPSRADLWSR